In the Pseudolabrys taiwanensis genome, one interval contains:
- a CDS encoding dihydrodipicolinate synthase family protein, protein MPDFHGVFPYLVSPIDGEGRILTDVLGKLSDDLIKAGVHGLTPLGSTGEFAYLNAEQRAAVVEATIEAVNKRVPVVAGVASTSTADAVAQAKRYQALGADGILAICEAYFPLKDAQVEAYFRAIADAVDIPVVLYTNPNFQRSDLTLDVIARLSEHPRIRYIKDASTNTGRLLSILNRAPSMKVFSASAHIPAAVMLIGGVGWMAGPACIVPRQSVTLYELCRAQKWSEAMALQHALWRINEAFARFNLAACIKAGLAIQGYPVGDPVPPQTPLTVEQRKVVKGILASLP, encoded by the coding sequence ATGCCCGACTTCCACGGCGTCTTTCCCTATCTCGTGTCGCCGATCGACGGCGAGGGGCGGATACTCACCGATGTGCTCGGCAAGCTATCCGACGATCTGATCAAGGCGGGCGTGCACGGCCTGACGCCGCTCGGCTCGACCGGCGAGTTCGCTTATCTCAACGCGGAACAGCGCGCAGCGGTGGTGGAAGCAACCATCGAAGCGGTGAACAAGCGGGTGCCCGTGGTGGCAGGCGTTGCCTCCACCTCGACGGCCGACGCGGTGGCGCAAGCGAAGCGCTATCAGGCATTGGGCGCAGACGGCATTCTCGCCATCTGCGAGGCCTACTTCCCGCTCAAGGACGCGCAGGTCGAGGCTTATTTCCGCGCCATCGCCGATGCGGTCGATATTCCGGTGGTGCTCTATACTAACCCGAACTTCCAGCGCAGCGATTTGACACTCGATGTGATCGCCCGGCTCTCAGAGCACCCGCGTATCCGCTACATCAAGGATGCCTCGACCAATACCGGCCGCCTGCTGTCGATCTTGAACCGCGCGCCAAGCATGAAGGTGTTTTCAGCTTCGGCACACATTCCAGCCGCCGTGATGCTGATCGGCGGTGTCGGCTGGATGGCGGGGCCGGCCTGCATCGTACCGCGCCAGAGTGTGACGCTTTACGAACTCTGTCGCGCCCAGAAATGGTCGGAGGCCATGGCGCTGCAGCACGCATTGTGGCGCATCAACGAGGCCTTTGCCCGATTCAATCTTGCTGCCTGCATCAAAGCGGGCTTAGCAATCCAGGGCTACCCCGTCGGCGACCCGGTGCCGCCGCAGACGCCGCTCACCGTCGAGCAGCGGAAGGTGGTGAAGGGAATCCTCGCATCGCTTCCTTAA
- a CDS encoding lipopolysaccharide biosynthesis protein, translating into MAPPSYASRLPPAPDEPARGDTDSPSPVSSAARLIARVRAILADKSESRLAQLVAGKVFLVRVASALLALVSQVLLARFMGAYEFGIYIYVWTWVLMIGALSDMGLSSAARRFIPEYTELKAFDHLRGFIAGSRWLAFGIASAIGAVGAVGVWLLQDVINHYTVIPLYLACLTIPIYGLVQTQAGIAQSYDWPNLALMPFYIWRQLAITVAMGAAWLFGAPTDAVTAMIVAVATTWLVTLGQLVMLERRLKRKVEPGPKTYEPKTWLATSLPIFVVEGFYLLLTYVDILMLEQMRSPQDVAVYYAGARLLAIVAFVYFAIAGATTHKFTQYYVAGDKERLATFFKETTRWTFWPSLAICAVILAFGYPLLGLFGPNFGEGYVVMFILAVGMLARAAVGPAERLLNMLGDRKQCASIYALAFAINLALCLVLIPRLGIEGAAISTSTALVVESIMLYVTAKRRLGFHVFIVGSSKRSP; encoded by the coding sequence ATGGCCCCGCCGTCCTACGCATCCCGGCTGCCGCCCGCGCCGGATGAACCTGCGCGCGGCGACACCGACAGCCCCTCGCCCGTTTCGTCCGCGGCGCGACTGATCGCGCGCGTGAGGGCCATCCTCGCCGACAAGAGCGAAAGCCGGCTGGCGCAACTCGTCGCCGGCAAGGTGTTCCTCGTGCGCGTTGCGAGCGCGCTGCTGGCGCTCGTGTCGCAGGTCCTGCTTGCGCGCTTCATGGGCGCGTACGAGTTCGGCATCTACATCTATGTCTGGACCTGGGTGCTGATGATCGGCGCGCTCTCGGACATGGGCCTGTCGTCCGCCGCGCGGCGCTTCATTCCCGAATACACCGAATTGAAGGCGTTCGATCACCTGCGCGGCTTCATCGCCGGCTCGCGCTGGCTGGCGTTCGGCATCGCCAGCGCAATCGGCGCGGTCGGCGCGGTCGGCGTTTGGCTGCTGCAGGACGTCATCAACCACTACACCGTCATCCCGCTCTACCTCGCGTGCCTCACCATCCCGATCTACGGCCTGGTGCAGACGCAAGCCGGCATTGCGCAGTCCTACGACTGGCCGAACCTGGCGCTGATGCCGTTCTACATCTGGCGCCAACTCGCCATCACCGTCGCGATGGGCGCGGCCTGGTTGTTCGGCGCGCCGACGGACGCGGTGACGGCGATGATCGTCGCCGTCGCCACCACGTGGCTCGTCACCCTCGGGCAACTGGTGATGCTCGAGCGCCGCCTCAAGCGCAAAGTCGAGCCGGGACCAAAGACCTACGAACCGAAGACCTGGCTGGCCACCTCGCTGCCGATCTTCGTCGTCGAAGGCTTCTACCTGCTGCTGACCTACGTCGACATCCTGATGCTCGAGCAGATGCGCTCGCCCCAGGATGTCGCCGTGTACTATGCCGGCGCGCGGCTGCTCGCCATTGTCGCTTTCGTCTATTTCGCTATCGCCGGCGCCACCACGCACAAGTTCACTCAATACTACGTCGCCGGCGACAAAGAGCGCCTCGCGACCTTCTTCAAGGAGACGACGCGCTGGACCTTCTGGCCCTCGCTCGCCATCTGCGCGGTGATCCTCGCCTTCGGCTATCCGCTGCTCGGTCTGTTCGGCCCGAATTTCGGCGAAGGCTATGTCGTGATGTTCATTCTCGCCGTCGGCATGCTGGCGCGCGCCGCCGTCGGCCCGGCCGAGCGGCTGCTCAACATGCTCGGCGACCGCAAGCAATGCGCCTCGATCTACGCCCTCGCCTTCGCGATCAATCTGGCGCTGTGCCTCGTGCTGATCCCACGCCTCGGTATCGAAGGCGCCGCGATTTCGACTTCGACCGCGCTAGTCGTCGAGTCGATCATGCTTTACGTCACGGCCAAACGGCGCCTCGGCTTCCACGTCTTTATTGTGGGCTCCTCCAAGCGGTCCCCCTGA